GAGATGTGCTTTGACTTTGGTTACTTTGCCTTTGACCTTGCCGAATAACACGAGGAGACGCGCGGCATGCCCTCACTTCACATCATTTGTGGTCCCGTGGCCAGCGGCAAGACCACCTATGCCCGCCAGCTGGCACAAGAGAAGCTTGCCGTGCTTTTGAGCCTGGATGAAGCCATGCTCAAGCTCTATGGAGTCATAGACGGACGCGAGGCTTTCCTGGCCAAACAGGATCTCTGTCGCAGGTATCTGCTGGACCTTGCGGCCGATAGTCTTCGGAACAAGGTGCCGGTGGTTCTCGACTGGGGATTTTGGAAGCATCAGGACCGCCTGGCCCTGGTCGCGCGCTTTGCCCAGTATGGGTGTCCGATTGAAATGATTTATCTGAAGACTGAGGCCGAACTGCGCTGGCAACGATTGACCATGAGAAATCAGAACCCCGGAGACGACAACCACATCATCGAGAGGCGGGACTTTGAGTTCTTTAATAGCCTCTTTGAAGTGCCTCGTGCCGCGGACTATCCAGGGGTCAACTTTCATCTCGTTGAAACGGTGGACGGTCCCTAAGGCAAATTATAAAAAGCCACAGCAAGAATTATATAAACGCCGAGCATCATCACGCCCTCCAGCCAGTTGCTTTCCCCGTCCTGGCAGACAAAGGCCAGGATCAGCATGGAAATGACAACGGACAGGACCTCCAGCAACGTGAAGTGGAGGTCCAAGGGATGCGAGGGATTGATCAAGAGACTGGAAAAAAGCAGAACAGGCGCCACGAAGAGCGCGATCTGTATGCTGCTGCCGACCGTGATCATGAGCGAGACATCGAGTTTATTTTTGATCGCCATCAGCACCGACGATGAGTGTTCGGCCGCGTTACCCACGACCGCAACGACAAAGACCCCGATGAAGACGGGGTTCATCCCAAAGGATGTCGCCGCATCCTGCGCGGACCCGACGAAGATTTCACTGACATAGGCAATTCCCGCGGTGGCCAAGGCCAGCATGATCAAAGCGTCTCGACGGCTGTTCACTTTTCCGGGGGCTGCTTTTTTTTCGTGCGCCTGGACATGATTGAAAATGCTTTTATGGGTGTGCAGAAGAAAAAGGAGATTCAGGGCATACACGATCAGAAGTATGACGGAGATTTCTTCGCTGACATGAACGACCCGTGCAGCGCGTCCGGGTGTGCCGCTCGCAATCGTGTAATAGGCCGCAGGGATCACGAGGGAAACAGCCGCCAGGGCCAGGAGCGTCGCACCTGTTGAGGCAGCGGTGCGATTGAACTTCTGCGTATGATGCCGGATACCACCCGCAACGAAAGACATGCCCAACACAAAAAGAACGTTGCCGACGATGGATCCTGTAATGGAAGCCTTCACCAGCGGATACATAACGGGGCCTTCACGAATCGCGACAAGTCCGATGATGAGTTCCGCCGCGTTGCCGAGCGAACCATTTAAAAATCCGCCGAGCCCCGGGCCCATGGTTTCCGTCAGATCTTCCGTGGCACTCCCCAGAAGACCGGCCAGCGGTATCACGGCAAGGCCCGACGAAAGAAAACGCCAGGCCGCTGTCGTCTCACGCATCTCACAAAACATGGCTATGGGAATCATCACGAGTAAAAAACTCAGCGGGGTTTCCGCGAGTATCTTTTTAAGAAATTTCATCAGCCTCGCCACCAGCAATTCATGAAAACCTGCAGATTTTACTTTGCAAATCTCATGCCGCAAAACTGCGGAGCCCCTGGTACATTCATGCAAGGCAGATAGCTTTAGTATCCGAGCGGACAGTCGTAACCCAGGCGACCTTCCAGATTGAAGTAAAACGCGACTTCAATATTGGATCGCTCGGTATCAGGTTCTTCGGCCAGAGGTTTGTAACGCCAGTATTGAAGAGCGACGCGAGCCTCGCGATCGAACTCACGTTCCGGTTTGGAGTCAATGACCTTTATATTTTCAGGAATACCCTCTGCATTCACATCGAACTGCAGTCGAACCACACCCATGGTGCCTTTGATCGCAGCCTCTTTGGGGAATCTGGGGGTGACCTGCTTGATGGAACGAGTCTTCTTTCGCGCTGTGGCCGGACGCGGCATCCGTTCCTGGGCCCGGGTGCTGGCTACTTTCTCGGCATGGGCTTTCTGCAGGATGATCATGCGCGTTCGGGCATCGTCGGTATAAACAAAATCAACGAAGCACTGACCTGCTTTGCCCGGCTGAAACTTCCAGGCCCGCAAGGATTCCTCCGAGAGTTCCTTGAATTCCGCATGGGAAAGGTCCAAGGCCTCCACTGCGGTCACCTGACCCTTGTCATCGAAATCGCAGCGGTAAAGATGCGTGACACACTGCTTGTCAGCGATGCCTTCGCGTTCACCTTCGGTAAGGTCAACCCAGGCCGTGGACTTCACGGCCACTTCTGGTTCATCCATCGAATAAAGAAGAGGTTTCGTCGCGCAGGCTCCGGTCAGGAGCAGCATCAGGGCGGCGAAGCTTATCTGAAATTTTGCAGCGTGCATCATGATTTCACCCTTTCGAAAGCAGGCCAGGGAAGGCCAGGGAAGGGCGAACTTAATGGATCCTCACTCCGGGTGCGAGCCCGGAATGAGGCGGTACGAAATTTTCGTTCTCAGAAAGCCAGCCAGCCCCCGCGCGGCAGACGCCGCATCCGACTCCCGCCAGCATCCAGACTGATCAGGCTGATCCATTCTCCCTCAACCAGCTGGCGCACGGCGGGATGTTTGTTCAAGACCGCTTCCATGGCCTCAGGTTTTGCATAGATAAAGGCCTGAAGGCGCAGCGGTTCATGCTGCAGATCCGTTCCATTATGAACGGATTGCCAGGGAAGACCCTGCCGCAGCTGATAGCTCGTCCCTTCCAGAACACCGAAGGACCCGACCAGATTATGCAGGGTCTTGCTGCCGCTGCCCAGAGTCTCGGG
The DNA window shown above is from Oligoflexus sp. and carries:
- a CDS encoding ATP-binding protein, whose translation is MPSLHIICGPVASGKTTYARQLAQEKLAVLLSLDEAMLKLYGVIDGREAFLAKQDLCRRYLLDLAADSLRNKVPVVLDWGFWKHQDRLALVARFAQYGCPIEMIYLKTEAELRWQRLTMRNQNPGDDNHIIERRDFEFFNSLFEVPRAADYPGVNFHLVETVDGP
- the cax gene encoding calcium/proton exchanger; translation: MKFLKKILAETPLSFLLVMIPIAMFCEMRETTAAWRFLSSGLAVIPLAGLLGSATEDLTETMGPGLGGFLNGSLGNAAELIIGLVAIREGPVMYPLVKASITGSIVGNVLFVLGMSFVAGGIRHHTQKFNRTAASTGATLLALAAVSLVIPAAYYTIASGTPGRAARVVHVSEEISVILLIVYALNLLFLLHTHKSIFNHVQAHEKKAAPGKVNSRRDALIMLALATAGIAYVSEIFVGSAQDAATSFGMNPVFIGVFVVAVVGNAAEHSSSVLMAIKNKLDVSLMITVGSSIQIALFVAPVLLFSSLLINPSHPLDLHFTLLEVLSVVISMLILAFVCQDGESNWLEGVMMLGVYIILAVAFYNLP
- a CDS encoding energy transducer TonB yields the protein MMHAAKFQISFAALMLLLTGACATKPLLYSMDEPEVAVKSTAWVDLTEGEREGIADKQCVTHLYRCDFDDKGQVTAVEALDLSHAEFKELSEESLRAWKFQPGKAGQCFVDFVYTDDARTRMIILQKAHAEKVASTRAQERMPRPATARKKTRSIKQVTPRFPKEAAIKGTMGVVRLQFDVNAEGIPENIKVIDSKPEREFDREARVALQYWRYKPLAEEPDTERSNIEVAFYFNLEGRLGYDCPLGY